In Lautropia mirabilis, one DNA window encodes the following:
- a CDS encoding ABC transporter ATP-binding protein, whose protein sequence is MAFLRVSSLDVSASRRPSWLGGRPGPSLTDIDLMLEEGSLCTVFGPAGAGKSLLLQTLAGLHRPRRGQVVLDGVDVTRLPVGRRRTALVPAVPVVYPALTVEENLAWPLRRQRLSPEQLRRQVTEMASLLGVLDVLHVRAGQLAPATAQRVAIGRALIREDLGLLLLDDALQVLDAEGRRRMVGCLRQVQRSRRMCILISTRGQPDVMGLGDEWLMLDQGRILQQGRPAEFVQYPRTMAVASRLGGSGLNVLPCRSDGGVAHFAGVPLLPPSPPQLDLWLAELQGQSPKSSIEMAIRAEHVVLGRPGQEGCIEALLTHVEDDGTWMQLHGVLPGTEIPLCARVLVDTPAAYDLAVLSGSAVAGRREKLQIINRHSLFFVDGRLVQ, encoded by the coding sequence ATGGCTTTTCTGCGGGTTTCTTCGCTGGATGTCAGTGCATCGCGCCGGCCTTCCTGGCTGGGCGGACGGCCGGGGCCGTCGCTGACCGACATCGACCTGATGCTGGAGGAAGGCAGCCTGTGCACGGTGTTCGGGCCGGCAGGGGCCGGCAAGTCGCTGCTGCTGCAGACACTGGCGGGCCTGCACAGGCCGCGTCGCGGCCAGGTGGTGCTGGATGGCGTGGACGTGACCCGCCTGCCGGTGGGACGCCGACGCACGGCGCTGGTGCCGGCCGTGCCGGTGGTCTACCCGGCGCTGACGGTCGAGGAGAACCTGGCCTGGCCGCTGCGCCGCCAGCGGCTCTCGCCCGAGCAGCTGCGTCGCCAGGTGACCGAGATGGCTTCGCTGCTGGGGGTGCTGGACGTGCTGCATGTGCGCGCTGGCCAGCTGGCTCCGGCCACGGCGCAGCGTGTGGCCATCGGTCGTGCCCTGATCCGCGAGGATCTGGGCCTTCTGCTGCTGGATGATGCGCTGCAGGTGCTGGATGCCGAGGGGCGCCGCCGGATGGTGGGTTGCCTGCGGCAGGTGCAGCGCAGCCGGCGCATGTGCATTCTCATCAGCACCCGGGGTCAGCCCGACGTGATGGGGCTGGGCGATGAGTGGCTGATGCTGGATCAGGGCCGGATCCTGCAGCAGGGCCGGCCGGCCGAGTTCGTGCAGTATCCGCGCACCATGGCGGTGGCCAGCCGGCTGGGCGGCAGCGGACTGAATGTGCTGCCCTGCCGTTCGGACGGGGGCGTGGCTCATTTTGCCGGCGTGCCGCTCTTGCCGCCATCGCCTCCCCAGCTGGACCTGTGGCTGGCCGAGCTGCAGGGGCAATCGCCCAAATCCAGCATCGAGATGGCGATCCGGGCCGAGCACGTGGTGCTGGGCCGACCGGGTCAGGAGGGCTGCATCGAGGCGCTGCTGACCCATGTCGAGGATGATGGCACCTGGATGCAGCTGCATGGGGTGCTGCCCGGAACCGAGATTCCGCTGTGTGCGCGGGTGTTGGTCGACACGCCGGCCGCCTACGACCTGGCGGTGCTGTCCGGTAGCGCGGTGGCTGGCCGCCGCGAGAAACTGCAGATCATCAACCGGCACAGCCTTTTCTTCGTGGACGGGAGGCTGGTGCAGTGA
- a CDS encoding ATP-binding cassette domain-containing protein, with amino-acid sequence MTIRCDRICLRDGGRDILRALSLDIPFGGPLSIVGPAGAGKSALFRVLAGQLRPYAGRLQVHGREVALDGSRNSQVALVDVRSTNYPGFTVWENIAVPLRMARSKLLEEQVITLAHAVGLGDCLSLMPADLSLVGQRRLALARALASRPALLLLDDPLAGLPDVEAIHMLEDLPSICTTAWQQGMAVAVATRSSQVALALGGATAVVAQGRLQQQEVRAIDVLLHPVSLNVARVFGDPPINLLRATLVDHSVQIEQGPAMALMAPLNVEDPALLVGIRPEDLRLAGTAGDLAFPARVERVECGLAGTRIECRARVGALTALVPSLLRPALGETVVLHADPGALYLFDGAGALVQQVERAAERAQRRPQVVPVPPDMPVTEAAPTIFALR; translated from the coding sequence ATGACGATTCGCTGCGACCGGATCTGCCTGCGGGATGGAGGCAGGGACATCCTGCGCGCGCTGTCGCTGGACATCCCCTTCGGGGGGCCGCTGTCCATCGTGGGGCCGGCCGGAGCAGGCAAGTCGGCGCTGTTTCGGGTGCTGGCCGGGCAGTTGCGCCCCTATGCCGGTCGCCTGCAGGTCCATGGCCGCGAAGTGGCGCTTGACGGCAGCCGCAACAGCCAGGTGGCGCTGGTGGATGTGCGCAGCACCAACTATCCGGGCTTCACAGTCTGGGAGAACATCGCGGTCCCGCTGCGCATGGCGCGCAGCAAGCTCCTGGAAGAACAGGTCATCACGCTGGCCCATGCCGTGGGGCTGGGCGACTGCCTGTCGCTGATGCCGGCCGATCTGTCGCTGGTGGGGCAGCGCCGGCTGGCGCTGGCGCGTGCCCTGGCCAGCCGGCCGGCACTGCTCCTGCTGGATGATCCGCTGGCGGGGCTGCCGGATGTCGAGGCCATCCACATGCTGGAGGACCTGCCCTCCATCTGCACCACGGCCTGGCAGCAGGGCATGGCCGTGGCGGTGGCCACCCGCAGCAGCCAGGTCGCGCTGGCCCTGGGCGGCGCCACGGCGGTGGTGGCGCAGGGGCGCTTGCAGCAGCAGGAGGTCCGGGCCATCGACGTCCTGCTGCATCCGGTATCGCTGAACGTGGCACGGGTCTTCGGCGATCCGCCGATCAACCTGCTGCGGGCCACGCTGGTGGACCATTCGGTGCAGATCGAGCAGGGACCCGCCATGGCTCTCATGGCACCGCTCAATGTCGAGGATCCGGCGCTCCTGGTGGGGATTCGGCCCGAGGATCTGCGGCTGGCCGGTACGGCTGGCGATCTGGCCTTCCCGGCGCGGGTCGAGCGGGTGGAATGCGGCCTCGCGGGCACGCGCATCGAATGCCGTGCCCGGGTGGGGGCGCTGACGGCCCTGGTGCCGTCGCTGCTGCGCCCGGCGCTGGGCGAGACAGTGGTGCTCCACGCCGATCCGGGCGCCCTCTACCTGTTCGACGGGGCCGGTGCCCTGGTGCAGCAGGTGGAGCGGGCTGCCGAACGGGCGCAACGCAGGCCCCAGGTGGTGCCGGTGCCGCCGGACATGCCGGTGACCGAAGCTGCACCGACGATTTTCGCGCTGCGATGA
- the ypfJ gene encoding KPN_02809 family neutral zinc metallopeptidase, translating into MRWENERESSNIEDRRGQSGGGGGLPFSVGGGRLSLGTVAVILIGGWLLGINPLTLLGLLAGGDIGTGQSLAPTTTQSQQVSGQNDAGKRFVSVVLASTEDVWTKIFAANGARYTPPGLVLFSGRTQTACGVGVTGAGPFYCPGDRKIYIDLAFYRVLQDQLGAAGDTAQAYVIAHEVGHHVQNLTGTLQQVEEARKRMDQRSYNALSVRLELQADCYAGIWANHSQQARRWFDAGDIAEAINAAAAVGDDALQRRAGSSVNQESFTHGSSQQRQAWFRIGNETGSVQRCDTFTNRQP; encoded by the coding sequence ATGCGCTGGGAGAACGAACGCGAAAGCAGCAACATCGAGGATCGCCGCGGCCAGAGCGGCGGCGGCGGGGGCCTGCCCTTCAGCGTGGGGGGAGGCCGCCTCAGCCTGGGCACGGTCGCCGTCATCCTCATTGGCGGGTGGCTGCTGGGAATCAACCCCCTTACTTTATTGGGGCTGCTGGCCGGCGGCGATATCGGCACCGGGCAGTCGCTGGCGCCCACCACCACCCAGTCCCAGCAGGTGAGCGGGCAGAACGACGCCGGCAAGCGCTTCGTCTCCGTGGTGCTGGCCAGCACCGAGGATGTCTGGACGAAGATCTTCGCAGCCAATGGCGCCCGCTACACACCACCGGGTCTCGTGCTGTTTTCCGGCCGCACCCAGACGGCCTGCGGCGTGGGCGTCACCGGGGCCGGCCCCTTCTACTGCCCGGGCGACCGCAAGATCTACATTGACCTGGCCTTCTACCGGGTGCTGCAGGACCAGCTGGGCGCGGCCGGCGACACGGCTCAGGCCTATGTCATCGCCCACGAGGTGGGCCACCACGTGCAGAACCTCACCGGCACGCTGCAGCAGGTGGAAGAAGCCCGCAAGCGCATGGACCAGCGCAGCTACAACGCCCTGTCGGTCCGACTGGAGCTGCAGGCCGACTGCTATGCCGGCATCTGGGCCAACCATTCGCAGCAGGCACGCCGCTGGTTCGATGCCGGTGACATTGCCGAAGCCATCAATGCCGCCGCAGCCGTGGGCGACGATGCCCTCCAGCGTCGCGCCGGCAGCTCCGTCAACCAGGAAAGCTTCACCCACGGCAGCTCGCAGCAGCGCCAGGCCTGGTTCCGCATCGGCAACGAAACCGGCTCGGTACAGCGCTGCGACACCTTCACCAACCGGCAGCCCTGA
- a CDS encoding ABC transporter permease family protein, translated as MSALHRERWFPAWLVLPGSLTLMLLWLLPLAVLVQLTLGVSSGTLGRFWHMLSILAYDPVVQQGLLAQTLRMTLMVALEAALGLWLARMLPLRGRASGWWCTLLGVMLFTPLIISVMGWKVLFLPELALPAWCVPGLTECVPGALPPLARSSIMLLRDLWQWVPLFALLCLARLRHIQRVQYQSVLFDGGSGWAAFRLLEWPWLRGALALGVFYRLMVGAFIDVDFFRYLAGAGGGALARLAESQDWFGGLSSSVPGAAPMSWLLPGLMSFTDRLSDISIHDLTTCLTLLQAMLVLPMMLTILWLIGRGRSRLSIGGTVQAGEDLELGRRRGFLRGVCRWLVLAAFAVFAVLPLLWLARLALQGATPEEGIGFTHFMAVIDDPVWRTSLLRTGLRALLTAAAAVVLAVPMAYAWSRRLLAGERLMAVTMLVSLMMPAVVLAFPLIHLNELLGWLGMPYAVGLAHLSFAVPLAVWILAAGMAQVPVALDEMAMQDGFGFTHFIVRVLLPAIHQQVRGAFLACFLVGWMEFLFARVLGSVVWPPSVVMLSESVAALPAVQAGMPRLEWQVLAAAAWLVLLPVVLAVYALRDQLPDMLSLFRLPSMRARGRRSRGALENA; from the coding sequence ATGAGCGCATTGCATCGAGAGCGCTGGTTTCCGGCCTGGCTGGTGTTGCCCGGCTCGCTGACGCTGATGCTGCTGTGGCTGTTGCCGCTGGCGGTGCTGGTTCAGCTCACGCTGGGCGTGTCGTCGGGGACGCTGGGAAGGTTCTGGCACATGCTGTCGATCCTGGCATATGACCCGGTGGTGCAGCAGGGGCTGCTGGCGCAGACGCTGCGCATGACGCTGATGGTGGCGCTGGAAGCCGCGCTGGGGCTGTGGCTGGCGCGGATGCTGCCCCTGCGGGGGCGGGCTTCCGGCTGGTGGTGCACCCTGCTGGGGGTGATGCTGTTCACCCCGCTCATCATTTCCGTGATGGGCTGGAAGGTGCTGTTCCTGCCTGAGCTGGCGTTGCCGGCCTGGTGCGTGCCGGGGCTGACCGAGTGCGTGCCCGGGGCGCTGCCGCCCCTGGCGCGCTCCTCCATCATGCTGCTGCGTGACCTGTGGCAGTGGGTGCCGCTTTTTGCGTTGCTGTGCCTGGCGCGGCTGCGCCACATCCAGCGAGTCCAGTATCAGTCGGTGCTGTTCGATGGCGGTTCGGGCTGGGCGGCCTTCCGCCTGCTGGAGTGGCCCTGGCTGCGAGGGGCGCTGGCGCTGGGCGTCTTCTACCGGCTGATGGTGGGCGCGTTCATCGATGTCGATTTCTTCCGGTATCTGGCAGGGGCAGGGGGCGGGGCGCTGGCCCGGCTGGCCGAATCGCAGGACTGGTTCGGCGGTTTGTCCAGCAGCGTGCCGGGGGCGGCCCCGATGTCCTGGCTGCTGCCGGGGCTCATGTCCTTCACCGACCGGCTCTCCGACATCTCGATCCATGACCTGACCACGTGCCTGACGTTGCTGCAGGCCATGCTGGTACTGCCGATGATGCTCACCATCCTGTGGCTGATCGGGCGCGGGCGCAGCCGCCTGTCCATCGGCGGGACCGTGCAGGCCGGCGAGGATCTGGAACTGGGACGTCGCCGCGGATTCCTGCGGGGCGTGTGTCGATGGCTGGTGCTCGCGGCCTTCGCCGTGTTCGCCGTCCTGCCGCTGCTGTGGCTGGCACGCCTGGCCTTGCAGGGCGCCACGCCCGAGGAGGGTATCGGCTTCACCCATTTCATGGCGGTCATTGACGACCCGGTCTGGCGCACCAGCCTGTTGCGCACCGGGCTGCGGGCGCTGCTGACGGCCGCCGCTGCGGTGGTGCTGGCGGTCCCCATGGCCTACGCCTGGTCTCGCCGCCTGCTGGCCGGTGAGCGGCTGATGGCGGTGACCATGCTGGTCAGCCTGATGATGCCGGCCGTGGTGCTGGCCTTTCCGCTCATTCACCTGAATGAGTTGCTGGGCTGGTTGGGCATGCCCTATGCGGTCGGGCTGGCTCACCTGAGCTTTGCGGTCCCGCTGGCGGTGTGGATTCTGGCTGCGGGCATGGCGCAGGTGCCGGTAGCGCTGGACGAGATGGCCATGCAGGACGGCTTCGGCTTCACGCATTTCATCGTGCGGGTGCTGTTGCCGGCCATCCACCAGCAGGTGCGCGGGGCCTTCCTGGCCTGCTTCCTGGTGGGGTGGATGGAGTTCCTGTTTGCGCGGGTGCTGGGCTCGGTGGTCTGGCCGCCGTCGGTGGTGATGCTGTCCGAATCGGTGGCGGCCCTGCCGGCCGTCCAGGCGGGCATGCCCCGGCTGGAATGGCAGGTGCTGGCTGCGGCGGCCTGGCTGGTGTTGCTGCCGGTGGTGCTGGCGGTGTACGCCCTGCGTGATCAGCTGCCCGACATGCTGTCGCTGTTCCGGTTGCCCAGCATGCGGGCCAGGGGGCGGCGCAGCCGGGGGGCGCTCGAGAACGCCTGA